GATGTTCACGATCGAACCGCCGTTGCCGGCCGCGCCGCCGGGGCGCATCGCGCGGAACGCGTGCTTCACGCCGAGCGCGGTGCCCAGCACGTTGACCTCGAGCATCTTGCGCACGTGGGCGGGGTCGAGGTCGGCGAGGAGGCCGGTGATCTCCACGCCGGCGTTGTTCACCAGCACGTCGAGCCCGCCGTGCTCACCGACGACCGCGGCCACGGCCTGCTCCCAGCCCGCGTCGTCGGTCACGTCGAGGCGGACGAACCCGGCCGTGGCGCCGGTCTGCTTGATCGCGTCGGCCGTCGCGCGGCCCAGCTCCTCCTGCACGTCGGCGATGACCACGGTGGCCCCGGCCTTCGCGAGCGCCTCGGCCATCCCGGCCCCCAGGCCCTGTGCCCCACCCGTCACCAGCGCGGTTCGCCCGCTGAGGTCGTAGGAAACCATCGACATCTCCTCCTTGAGACATGCGGCGTAGGTCACACCGTAGCCAACTTTGGACAGTCGTCAAGATTTTCTTGGACGGTCGTCAAGGAATTTCCGTGCCGCGGACCGAGCCGCGCTAGACTCCCGGCGTGACGCAGGCAAAGGAGCGCATCTCGCGCCGGGGCGTGGACAAGTTCGCCCAGCGGCGCGAGCAGCTGGCGGAATCCGCGCTGCAGGCGCTCGCCGAGCTGGGCTACGCCCGCACCAGCCTGCGCGAGATCGCCCAGAAGTCCGATTTCTCCCACGGCGTGCTGCACTACTACTTCGCCGACAAGGTCGAGCTGCTCACCTACTCGGTGCGCAAGTTCGAAGAGGTCTGCGTGACGCGCTACGACGACGTCGTGGCCGAGGCGAACACCGCCGAGGAGCTCGAACGCGGCTTCGGCGCGGCCATGGCGGCCACGCTGCGCACCGACGCCGTGATGCACCGCCTCTGGTACGACCTGCGCAACCAGAGCCTGTTCGAGGAGTCCTTCCGCGCCGACGTGATCGAGATCGACGAGCGCAGGCAGGCCATGATCTGGCGCGTCGTCGAGCGCTACGCCGAGCTGGCCGGCGCCGTGCCGCAGGTGTCCGAGGCGGTCGCGTATGCCACGTTCGACGGCCTCTTCCAGCAGTTCCTGCTCCGGCACGTGGCCGGGCGGGAGAGCGCGGTCGCCGAGCTGGGTGAAGCCGTGCCGCGGGTGGTCAAGCAACTGTTCTGCACGACCTGACGTCGTGTGCTGCCCGGCCGT
The sequence above is a segment of the Amycolatopsis sp. 2-15 genome. Coding sequences within it:
- a CDS encoding SDR family NAD(P)-dependent oxidoreductase — protein: MVSYDLSGRTALVTGGAQGLGAGMAEALAKAGATVVIADVQEELGRATADAIKQTGATAGFVRLDVTDDAGWEQAVAAVVGEHGGLDVLVNNAGVEITGLLADLDPAHVRKMLEVNVLGTALGVKHAFRAMRPGGAAGNGGSIVNISSVAATIAFPGIAGYSATKSAVDRLTRVAAMEAGKLGYGVRVNCVYPGLVPTQMGNQLANDVVEVGLFPSVEEAIGAVVGQTPAGRLGEVADMADAVVFLASDAARFITGAGLPVDGGMGM
- a CDS encoding TetR/AcrR family transcriptional regulator; translation: MTQAKERISRRGVDKFAQRREQLAESALQALAELGYARTSLREIAQKSDFSHGVLHYYFADKVELLTYSVRKFEEVCVTRYDDVVAEANTAEELERGFGAAMAATLRTDAVMHRLWYDLRNQSLFEESFRADVIEIDERRQAMIWRVVERYAELAGAVPQVSEAVAYATFDGLFQQFLLRHVAGRESAVAELGEAVPRVVKQLFCTT